CCGCGGCCTGGTCCTTAGGGTTCAAGAACTGGCGTCTGCTTCTCTGAGCCTCTGGGTgagtggggtttttggtttttttttttttccgtttcaGCGCATTTTCTCGGCATTTCTGGGGTGGGAAATACCACGTGGCAGAAGCCAAGCCCGGAACGCTCCTTCCTAGGTAGGCGTCTGCCCCAGTCTGGGTTGTAATGCCCTGGAAATGTCTCGTTTGTCTTCGTTAACCGTATCGAGAGTTTAGGCAACTGACTCAGAGACGACATCCGAGGCAGATCAGGTGAACAGCACCGTCAAAAActattttctctctgttgactgttaaaaaaaaaaaaagtgcccgGTGACTAATTCAGGGAGAGATCAACAGTTTTAGATGTCTTTCGCTAACTTCACGCTGCTCGAAGCCAGTTAACTGGTGAAAATGAGTCTTCTGGGGATATATCTAGGGGGAGTGGTCCGCGTTTTAATGCGGATTTGTCTGGTTTAAGGAAAACCTGTTGCagagctttgtaaaaaaaaaaaaaaaaaaaattaaaaaaaaaaaaatccccttcagcaaaagaaaataaatttcactttcaAATCTGTCTCTCGTCGctgtgggggaagggggagagctgTGTGTCTTTGAAGCAAGCTGAGAGATACGGGGAGAGGCTGAGCTAGATGCGTTCCGtgagctggctttttttttttaataaataaccCAAAGTGGTGAGAAACCCTGGCCGCAGGAGCAGACTCCCTCTCGCTTGgtcctgctgagcagcagcaaccgaaaggaaggagaaaagcgCAAGCTTATTCCACGTCTCTCCATTTTAGGGCGCCGCAAACCAGAAATCGATGCCGTCCCCCTTTTGGAGAGGGAAGACTTCTGCGCAAACAGGAGCTCCTCGGGATCCCCGCGCATCCGAAATGCTCGGTGCTATCCACACCGCTGTCTATAGGCGCTGAGCCCGCAGGTCCTCGCTCGCAGACCCAGCTAACCGTGTCCTCTGAACAACCTGCGGGAGATGCTGGCACCTCCGGAGGGTGGCCCGATGTCGCCAGGTCAGACCTCGGTTTCTGTTCCTCCTCCGGAGGATCCTGTTCCCGCGGTGACTATATAGGGATCCGCCAGCCCTCCCTCCACCTCGGCATTTAAACCGGTTAAAATTAGGCGGTGGGAAggtcccgtcccccgtcccccccgctgccagcacagctgccgTGCCCGCGACGGCTCTTCCAGCTCCCCGCGGACGCGCGAAGCCTCCAGCGAGTCTGGGTACCTGTTTCCCAGGGCACCGCCAAAACCTCCGGTACGGACAGTACCCCCAGGTACGCAACCGTCGCAGCCCGCGTGCCCCGGGAGCGACGCGGCCCCGGTTAGGCCAACTTCGGCATTACGGAAAAATCAACCGCAGGTCTTGGTaagtctctctttttctcccccccccccccccccccccccccttctctcctttttttcctttccacaagCGCCGGAGAGGCGGGGAAAGCGTAATTTGGGGGTATCCTACTCCTGGATGATGCCGGTCTGGCTGCGTGGGCTCCTTCGTGAAAGGCTGAGAGGGGCATTTAGAAAGCGGAAGAAACACGATAACGTTCGTGATAGCTAGAAGCAGCCCTGGGCAAAATGATCTTTTATTCCTGTATAATCTGACGatactgaaaaacaggaaaaggattaAAAGAATGGAtcgttttacatttttttttttttttttccttttgggaaaatACCGGACAGAAATAATCGGTGCCGCTTTCCTTGCTCTGTTTATCGGTTTCGGTACAAATTTAGGTCCTCGTAACGGCATTTGTCTAACTTGGCTCCCAATAGCACCTACGCTTTAGGGAAGGCCTTAATATAGCACACGAGAAGCATTCAATAATTTCCTTTCCAACGTGATCCGACGCCTTTTCCCCACCCTGGTTTCGGACTGGTCCCTTTCGCCTTGCCGCAGCCGCAGCTCAGCTCCTCCAGGAAGGCTTAGCGTGTTCAGGGCATTGGCAGGATTATGAACGCAAAAACGAAATTATAACGACTTCCCTCTCCGGTCTGAGTGGTTTAGGAAGGAAAACTTCTGCGATGGAGGCTGCCCTCTCTGGTGGATTGATAAGGAGCAAGCAAAGGGCACAAAAACCTGCCTCCCTTCGCCCAGCCTACGCCATCTCCCACGGCAACCTGATCcctttatttttggttttttctttaaattaatgaATTCAAAACGTTAGCGTGGACTAGAAATCGCCGCGTACAGAGTGATGAGAAACAGAGCAGTAACgcagcagaggagggaagctCTTAGTATAACATGCGGTTTAATACTCGGTTTAATACTCGGTTTAATACTCGGTTTAAAacaagtgctgcttttttttggcCAAAAGAGGTGGGAGCGCCACGTCCTCCGCGTACGGGGCTGCTTCTCGCGGCGTCAACAGCAGCGATGAACGTTCTTATTAAATAATTGATGAGAGGCAGAGGGGGAATTAAGCTCGTGCTACTCCAGACAACTAAAATTAGACGTCTAGGCTATTTGCCCTGGACCCCTTCTGCGATCGGGGGGGGGGTGACGGACGTCGACTGAGGTTCGTCGCACCTATAGTAGCTCCCTCTTCCCTACCATTCCTCCAGACGTAGACCAGAAAAACGTCTCTAACtgggaaaaatggggaaaaagccTCTGCAACTCCGTGGATTTCTCCCTTATTGTGTTTACTCACGTGGGCATCGGCAGGTTTCCCAGAAAATGCGTTTCCTCCACGCTGCGCCGCTGTAAAGGCCCGGTTTTCCTGGGCGTGACGTTTTAACGACGTTCCCTCTCATCCCCGCCAGGTCGACAAAGCTCCGGGAAGTGGTTCCAGTGGGGAAGCAAACGCGGTGATGGAGTCAGGTACCTGAAAACGTATTTGTTAACAAAGCGGGTGCTGAGTCCCGGCCCCTTTGGCCCCAAAACCCCAGCTTTGCCGTGCCGGGGGGTGTTCAGTCCGTGCTCTGCTTGCTTTTGGGCTGTTTTTTTCGATGTTTCCCTAAGCCAGCTTTCCTACTTTGCTGCTGCTCTCGGCTGTCAATGAGTTGTGCTCGTTCAAGAAAGTAATATTAATGTTTAACTCCAGAGGGATGCAGCTAGGCTAGGGAGCCGCTCCGGTTGTACCCAGTGCAAAAAACAtttccctattttattttttcccccccctttctttcttctttttaagggAAAAGGAATGCGGATCTCGGTAAGTGATTTTTCCTTCTTCCGTCAAACAAGTCTCATTAATATACATCTCCCGTGGCCTTTCTTGGCCGGCGTGTGGCTTATTTATACTGTCATGTACTCTAGATCGCATTAGATAAACTCATAACCAGTGTCATTTTGGAGCGTTACGGtcagtaaggaaaataaaaaaaaaaaaaatgattgtgtGCTGACTTTTTAAGACGACTCCTATAgtgcaaaccaaaaaaaaaaccacagaaggaCCCACTGGGGGCTaaatcctctctccctccctctctcttttagACGAATGGGATGCGAAAATCAGTAAGTGTctctttcccccccgccccgatttgGCAAAACCTCGGTGCTGCAGGCTTGAACTaatattcctttattttaaggGAAGTTAACAGAGGAATTTGGTAAGCCGTTTTCCTTCCTTACGCATGCCGAAGTTTGAATGGGCGTGTTTCCGCAGCTGCGGCGCCAGCGATGACCGACGTGTCTATAtgtatttctctttatttcacGTAGAAGAAAGCGACGCAGAGCTTGGTGAGTGCGGGTTTGGGGttgttcggggcgggggggggggggggggttccgcTGCTACCGAAGATGGAAAAAGTTCTTTGTACGGAGGATGGGTTTATTAAACCAGAAATGATCCTCCAGATCTTAGATTATACCCGGGTATAGTCGAGACACACAACTTTAAGGAGAAGGGACCCAAAGCACCAGCGCGGTATAATCCATCTCGCTTTGGAGGAGACACGCTGTCTCCCCGCGGTCCAGCGGCATTCCCTAATCTCTTCTTCGGGCTCTTTGCTCGCTCGTAGAAGCATGCCAGGGGCGGAGAGCGCTCTTGGGACTAACCGTATTTACCTCTCTCTTATTTTTAGAGGAATGTGACACAGAAAATGGTAAGTGTCCTTCTTCGATTGAAAATTCTCCTAAATAATAGTGGCCCTCAAAACCAAGCAGCCTCAAACGCACGTcgctggaataaaatattttttacaatacGTACCTTTAcagtacatactttttttttaaaaaaaaaataaatacttttctcTGTATTTGGGAATTCTCACTGCGATGCTCGGCGAGTCATATTCCGTCGGCAGAGGCGTGCTTTGGGCAGGGCTGCTGGTAGCAAGTTGCAGTTTGCgcgtatttttttcatttcagcttcaaAAAAGCGCAGAAGTGGAAGGGCTTAAAAAATAGAACTGATCGGAAACGCCGGTAATGAATAGAATAAGTCCAGACAGAACAGAGGTTATTTTGTGCCTCTAATATTAGGGACAAAATAAATACACGGAGGCGGTGAAAAATAACTTAAAGCcgtttcccttctctctctctctctcttttttttttggggggacgGACCACAAAATGCAGAAATCGGTGAGTATCGCCGCCTTATCTTCGTCACGTCGACTCTGGTAAGGGAATTTCTTGTTTAATGAACCCTGAGTGAATGCCCAGGATGCCACCTACATCCCCGTAGTGGATGGGACCGTGCGTCCCAGCCGCTCTGGGGTCTGCCCTTGACCCTACGTGGCGATTTCAATGCCAGAGCTGTAAAGGGCAGGCTCAAGGTCAGCCAGAGAACAGCTCCAAGCAGCCCTGTAACGTGCATCctgatttatttctctgttttaaggTGAACTCACGGCAGAGATCGGTAAGTCACGTCTTTACGTCCCATCCGATATATCTCTGTATAGCTTTGAGGCATGTTTTAGCTGATTTGCCCGGGGTTTATTCCCTTTCTcttgcctgtttttaaaaaagcaggagGTATATTCACTTCTAACAAGaactaatattaaaaaagaacGCAACAGTACagaaaacgggggggggggagggggggggctcgCAGATTGCTCTAGCTGGGAAGGCGATAATAAAGAGAATAAAGGGAATTCCTGAGCCAAAGCCATGTACGAGCGTAGTTGGCGTGAAGCCCTGCGACGTAGGGCAGAGCCCTGAGGGATTTGGGACTGCCGAGATCCAGCACGTGCGAAGTGCAAGGCTTAATCCCTCTCAACAGGTACTTAAATTTTGCCGAAATTCCTTTTCCGGTTCCGTTGTCCCGTCTTTCGCGGTGGGTGTTGCAAAGAGGGGAGATGTGTCGGGCGTTAGATGCGGAATAGCTTTATTTTCCAAGGAAAGGAAGGACCAGGTAGGGTACGGCGCATCCCGGGAGGTCCTTGAGAAAACcggtattttattttcctcctttttttttttttttagacagtcTGACAGCGGCGCTTGGTAAGTGGttcccttcctttttgtctttatttcactGCGGGTTTTTCGGGGGAAGGGGGTGGTTATTCCCCCACGCATACGTAACCCCACGTAGGTCCGATCTGGGCTAGAAATAAagtcaattaattaaaaaaaaaaaaaaaaaaaaaaaaaaaaaaagtaatttcaaattacAATCACCAGTAAAATCAAAATTTGGAGGCGGAGGATGATGCGAGGTTCGCGAGCGTGACGGAGAGCTGGCGAGCGCTTACTGACCATCgctatttcctctttcttttctcttttagagGAGCGTGATAGAAAAATCAGTTAAGTGTCACTTTCTGGCAGAAGTAAAAGCCTCGGGCGATGCCGCGTCGCCCCGAGGGCGCCTGCGTGTTGTGGATCCggttatgaaattattttttgagtATGTGGGAGGCTTTGGGTTTGCACCAAGCTGCGGAATTTGGGCTTTTTGGCTACGTGTCGCCTCTCTAATCGATCTCGGGTATAAAGGCAGCCCCCTTTCCCTTATTTCCCTCATTGCCGAAGACCGCAGGGACCGATTCTTTACCCCTAATTTAAAAGCTGTTGTCAGCAATCCCTTCCTGTTCTTAATTACCAGCTCGTTGCTCTCNNNN
The sequence above is a segment of the Aptenodytes patagonicus chromosome 27, bAptPat1.pri.cur, whole genome shotgun sequence genome. Coding sequences within it:
- the LOC143171543 gene encoding uncharacterized protein LOC143171543 encodes the protein MRGNMAARMALLWKRKLPACVSCGQSSRQSAFSRHFWGGKYHVAEAKPGTLLPRAPQTRNRCRPPFGEGRLLRKQELLGIPAHPKCSVLSTPLSIGAEPAGPRSQTQLTVSSEQPAGDAGTSGGWPDVARRWEGPVPRPPRCQHSCRARDGSSSSPRTREASSESGYLFPRAPPKPPVRTVPPGTQPSQPACPGSDAAPVRPTSALRKNQPQVLVDKAPGSGSSGEANAVMESGKRNADLDEWDAKIRKLTEEFEESDAELEECDTENEIGEYRRLIFVTSTLVREFLV